The genomic interval GAAATGAAAAGCAGCTTCATAATTTGTGTAACTACTTGAGATGATgcaaaattcattattaaaaaaaaaatgcattacaTTCTTGAATAAAAAGGACGGAATAGAGAGCCTCGAAGCAagcatagataataaaatcttttcttAGGTTAGCTTTGCTGGCGTCGCAGTAGTATCTACATaagattcatttatttcgtCTTGccatttctctttttttttattccaatcatttttattttatttatttcactagataattaatatttagacCATCCTAAATAATCAAGTACAAACCCAAAATTTCTATTTAGATCAACTCCAGTAATGGCATTCCCAACTCGAGCTCTGTTCTTTCTCCACATTCGGTCTAAGTTATGTGTGTGATGGTAGCCATCTGGGTTTACTATGGGTACTAAATACCTGaagacaataatttaaatataaagatacatatgtaatgaaaataaatgtgggCATTCTTAAAaggtttcttttttacattCCAGGGATGGTGTATATTACTTTTCCATACTTACCAATCTTTGTTAGTTATACTGCTAGgcaattcattaaaattagttgCAAGAAAATCTGCGATGTATGTGACTACAGACGTGCTTATCCATTCTCTGGAGTGGATCGCTGCATCCAACCAGACTCCTGTGTTTTTTGCATCACTATTCGATATTTTTAGCATCTgcaaattagttaaaattaaaaacaactgGGTTTTTAAATAAGGATGAAgctcaaatataatatacagtcGCACAGTAACAGTCGAAGTCAGTGATGCAAAATATAGCAAGTTTCTAACCTTAATCTCCCTTCCTTCCACTGACTTTCCAATTGATGAGACTGTACATATGGAAGGATATGCGATCTCGAGACTGtccaaaaaattgtaaataatattcaaaggATAGTAGTCGTTCCAGTCCATACAACGTTCTGAAATACATGCTTAACTTTAGGGGTTATATTGAaagatacaataaaaatcttttaaaacaagactttataatttaattgccAGTAGGGACTATTCAATGGCTGCTACTTTCGAAATTCTTATAGTTTGCATAAAGGTACATGATAATATAGTTCGCAGCAAGTTcgtatttgtaaaaaagttgTACTAATTTCTGATTCTATCTCACAATACATATTAGCTAGTCACTGTCAAATAACACGTCAATATCACTTTTACAAAGATAGCAACGAAATAGTTCTTCAGCACGTTGCAATGTCTAGACTTTTGTTGCAAACCGTTAAAAAGCGCATATCTGGGACATGTTTTAGGGCACGACCGATATCAACTGCTTCAACTTATTATCATGGTCAAAATAAAAGGCAAAACACGTGCTGGTAGACGTAAGAAATAATGGCTGAGAAACATAAGGGAGTGGACTGGAAGACACCTGTTTCGCCTGGTGATGGACAGGGAGAAGTTTGCGAAACTGACGGCCAACCTCCAGTAATGGAGAGGCACTACAAGAAGAATAAGAATACTCACTTTTGCAAACTGACATCTTATTCGGCAAAAGGTAAGTCGACGGACTCTTGCTTCGTGTGGGGCTAACATTGCCTGCATCAGTGGCTACCACCGCGTATGGGATGTCTCTCTCCCGTAGAAGTTTATGCATCAATGTGAGTCTTTGACATGCCACCATCACGTCCATATTTCCTTCGTGCTCTTTGTAAATGTTTATAGCTggaatttcaattattattgtcataatTTCAGCATTCAGAAAGTCGACCTATATTCAGCGTTTTGCTTCTTGGCCAGGTTGTCGGACCTCCTGGTCGGTGAATGCTCGTGTAAGTttgtttcagatttatttattacaagtcATAAGTTTGAAGTTATTAGCTAGTAAACAATAAGTATAGATAAGTGACGCGCTGCGAAGCACAACAAAAATGGGGcagctaattaaataaataaatatatatattaggacaaatcacacagattgagctagccccaaagtaagttcgagacttgtgctatgggatactaactcaacgatactatattttataacaaatacatatatagataaacatcaaagacccggtctaatcagaaaaatatcatttcccGTTTcaccatcatgacccgaccggggatcgaacccgggacctctcggttcagaggcaaacactttaccactgcgccaccgaggtcatcacaTATTGTCACAATTTGCCActgtatgaatattttttttatgcaatttcattattttcaacttCTTTTTTACCTAATATGAACGGAATTAATTTCTGAtatcacaaaatttattcCTGAAAATGTATCATACTGAtactatttcaatatttttctttgtatgcGCAACATACATTTCATTGTAGAGTTACATTCATACCTATAATTTTAgagtaaataatttcaatgaaacATCACGTCATTGAAGAACCTTTTACTCTGCACTTACCGCCTTTGTTGtctaaatttcttaaaaatactcTTTGACCTTCTTTTAAACATTTCACGTCCCATATTTGATATCTTGCTTCTTTCGGTGCCACTttggataattttaaaataattttgcgataaaatatatttatttatttatattttaaaattaattattacgcTGCAATTTTGACGTGTTCCtgacattttaattaggtTGACACATGGcgttaaatgattttttattattagtttatgtCATCTTTTTAAGGAGGCTTGTTGATGAAAAATCATAAATGCTTGTGAATATGTGATtatccacagatataagaacaaaatgtaatgttattaatctctcttctctctctctctatttgTGTGATTATCTTTAAAGTTGTCAAAGATTCACTTCTTCCCTCATTTATCTTCGATTAATTTgatatgaatttgtttttgtaaacgtaaaataaaatttagtatgcaCAGTTAACAGCAAATCAaactatccaaattcattgcaaattcgcccccATCGTCGCCGCGCCCACCGGCTCAATGTAGGGAACTTGATATTGGTTCAActgtaaataacttttttttcctCTCGGGGAGTTTCGATTCGTCATAACAGTCAATCcgtctttaaaaatatactgtgTGGGTATGTGAAGAATTAATATGATTATGCGTAGAActtaacaatttttgtaaaatttacgTGGCAATTTGACTGTGACAAACTGACATAATTAACTATTTCTGAGACCGGTGagacacaaacaaacaaaggtTACGCAATCAGGAAGAGTCGCTAGGTGCTAAACATCTCCGCtccgataaataaattagataattagATGTAATCAGATATTTTCTGCTAACGCGCTCCCCTTACCCCCGCGCCTCATCCCCTGCTCTCGAGGTGCACTCCCCTGTAATGAAACAACAGTACTACTGGAAATGTCGATTCAA from Plodia interpunctella isolate USDA-ARS_2022_Savannah chromosome 14, ilPloInte3.2, whole genome shotgun sequence carries:
- the LOC128675488 gene encoding carboxypeptidase B-like — protein: MDVMVACQRLTLMHKLLRERDIPYAVVATDAGNVSPTRSKSPSTYLLPNKMSVCKKRCMDWNDYYPLNIIYNFLDSLEIAYPSICTVSSIGKSVEGREIKMLKISNSDAKNTGVWLDAAIHSREWISTSVVTYIADFLATNFNELPSSITNKDWYLVPIVNPDGYHHTHNLDRMWRKNRARVGNAITGVDLNRNFGYYWGRGTTCEASSNDPNHLNYRGPEPFSEPETCAVKDLLLYSGTPFKIFLTFHSCSEVISFPWCYTADPCPDYVSLLEGGTVMAKAIFDTTGRMYKVGNFKDLMYYACGTSIDWSYGTAHIPFSYLVELRSKEHRFVLPKNEILDCCKEALNAVRALADFVDKKKCLNCTVFAKKNR